Sequence from the uncultured Bacteroides sp. genome:
GGCTATGTATACGCTTTTGGTATATCTGTATACTTGTGTTCCTTTACGGTATAGTAAGTTTGCTCATGTAATAACAAGCCATTTAATATATAATACTATGGACATAACAAACAGAAATGGGAATAACCCATTAATCACACCGGGTGATTTAAAACCGGGAATAGAAGGAATGGAAATAGTCTGCCTACTCAATCCGGGAGTATTTCGCCTCAACGGGAAAATATGGTTATTGCTTCGCGTGGCGGAACGTCCCACACAAATGGATGGTAAAATCAGCTTTCCTGTTTATAATAAAGAGGGTAAAATTGAGGTATTTCATTTCGATAAGAATGATCCCGATCTGAATACCTCCGACCCACGTGTGATTGGTTATAAAGGAAAAAATTACTTAACCACATTATCGTATCTGAGACTGGTATGCAGTGAAGATGGCATAAATTTTCACGAAGATCCTGATTACCCACCTATCTTTGGGCACGGAGAACTAGAGTCTTTCGGAATAGAAGACTGCCGCGTTGCCACTATGATCGACGGTTTCTTTCTTACCTTTACCGAAGTATCGCCTGTAGCTGTGGGTGTGGGACTCATTGAAACAAAGAACTTCCGGTCATTCACGCATCATGGAATGATCTTCCCGCCTCACAATAAAGACTGTGCTCTTTTTGAAGAACCGATAAATGGAATGTATTATGCCCTTCATCGTCCAAGCAGCCCAGAATTGGGGGGGAACTATATCTGGCTTGCCGAATCTCCTGACCGCATTCACTGGGGAAACCATAAATGTATAGCAGTAACTCGTGATGGTTACTGGGATTCTGTCCGTGTAGGGGCCGGAGCAGCACCAATTAAAACGCCGGAAGGGTGGCTGGAAATTTACCACGGTGCAAACAAAGATAACCGATACTGTTTAGGGGCATTACTTCTCGACCTGAACAATCCGTCAAAGGTGCTGGCACGCAGTGAACAACCCATCATGGAACCCATTGCTCCCTATGAGCAGACTGGATTCTTCGGGAATGTGGTGTTCTCGAATGGCCAGTATGTGGATGGTGACACAATCCATATTTATTACGGGGCAAGTGACGAAGTAATATGCACAGCCACTTTGTCCATCCGGGAAATCATGAAAACACTTATAAAATAAAATCTCCATGCGAAATAAATTAATGAACGAATACAGGGTATTCAGATCCTATCCTCACAACATGCGTACACTGCTGATCACCAATATGGTGTATGCGCTTGTGTTGCCTATCGTTGAGATATTTGTAGGGGCTTATGTGATGAGAAGCACAAACAGTCCGGCTTACGTAGCTCTTTATCAGCTTGCAATGTATTGTGGAATTGTCTGTACATCTGTAATAAATGGTTTTCTTCTGAAATATTTCAGAGTGAATTACCTGTATAGCCTTGGAATGCTGTTAAGCGGATTATCCATGGTAGGCATGATGGTCGCTCCACAGTTGGGCATTGTCGAACTAGGTATTGCCGGATTTGTTCTGGGTGCCGCTTCCGGATTTTTTTGGACTAATCGGTATCTGCTGGCCCTAAATTCCACAACGGACAATAACAGGAACTATTTCTTTGGTCTGGAATCTTTTGCTTTTACCATCGCCTCCATCGTGGTACCTTTTTGTGTAGGAGCACTGATTGCCACAATCACGGGTAAAGAGATACTGGGTTGTGATATTAATCTGAACAAAGCTTACCGGATTGTTACCATCATTGCCACAGGAGTCTGCATCCTTGCCTGCGTAATTCTTGCCCGCGGTAATTTTGAAAATCCAGTTCAGAAAAGGTTCTTCTTCTCTCATTTTCATCATTTGTGGTACAAGCAGTTACTACTAGCCTGTTTAAAGGGACTGGTACAAGGTTTTCTGGTTACTGCACCAGCCATCCTTGTCCTAAAATTCATTGGCAACGAAGGAGCTTTGGGAGTTATTCAAAGTATCAGCGGAGGGCTCACAGCAATACTGATATACATACTGGGGCGGGCAACCAAACCCCGGCACCGGATTTATGTCTTTGGTACAGGTATGATTATCTTTCTTATCGGTACATTATTCAACGGAACCTTGTTTTCTGCAGCAGGGGTTATTATCTTTGTTCTTTGTAAGGTAATATTTCAGCCGTTACACGATCTTGCTTATTTTCCCATTATGATGAAAGTGATCGATGTGGTATCCAAAATTGAAAAAAGGAACAAATATGCCTATATTTTAAGTCACGAATTTGGACTTTTTCTTGGAAGAGCTTCGGGACTGACTATTTTCATATTTCTTGCTTTTTATGTATCGGAAGACTTTTCTCTGAAATATGCACTGATAATCGTTGCTCTTCTGCAGATGCTTTCCATACCTTTGAGCAAGCATATTATCAGGCAATCAACTATGTTAGACGACTCTGTAAATTAATATATTTCTTATCTTTAATCTTTAACTATGACTAAATATCGCATTTTACTCATCACTGCATGTCTTGCAGTAATAACCTTTGGCTGTGAATCAATCGGTTATGGTGAAGCTGTTCAGCAAGTAAAGATAGAGCGTATCGAAAGTATGCCTAATCTTCCTTCTCCGTACAAGATTCTGGACTGGAAAGAAAAAGCAGTGGCTTTTGATAACTATGTCTTTAATTTCAATACCCGGGTAAATGATTCGCCACTTATCTGGATAGATAATGCCAGACGAAATATACCTCAGCCTACTTTTGGGCTTTACACGGCAGTGAACGATGCCCGGCAGGGACCGCTCCATAACAACGGAGAGTTTCACGAAAGTCTTAATTCGCTGGCTGCCATTCTGGGAGCCGGGCTGGTGGGTATTGACAAGACTAGTCAGAACGGATATAACTATGTTAAGATGGTTCAGAACTACTTCAACAGTGATACCGGGTGGAATATAATGATGAACAACACTTGCCCCGATGTTGCCCTTCAGGGCGGAGGGTACGGACGTGACTGGTGGTACGATGTATTTCCCAACGTTCTTTATTACGCAGTGTGCGACGTATTTCCCAGTGTGGAAGGTGCCGACAGAATACAACGGAGCATTGCCGAGCAGTTTTGCAAAGCAGATTCTGTGCTGAACGGAAACTACGACTACTCATTCTTTGATTACGGAAAGATGAAAGGAATGGTTAACCAGATTCCCGCACAACAGGATGCTGCCGGCGGACATGCCTACGTTCTTTATGCTGCTTATAAAAAATACAAAGATGCACGTTATCTGCAACATGCCAAAAATGCGCTCAATGTACTAATGGGCCAGAAAGAGAGCCGGTTCTATGAAATTCTGCTTCCCATGTCGGCAATAGTGGCTGCTCATCTCAATGCGGAAGAGGGCACCAACTATGATATAAAGAAAATAATCGACTGGACATTCAACGGCTGTAAAAATCCAAAGGCACGTTATGGATGGGGAGTTATTACACAACGCTGGGGAAATTATGATGTGGACGGATTACAGGGATGCACCTTAGAAGGAAGCGAATATGGCTTTCTAATGAACAGCATAAAGCTTTCATGGCCACTTGTTCCGTTGGTTAAATATGAACCTCAGTTTGCACGGGCTATTGGAAAATGGATGCTGAACAACGTAAATGCATGCCGCTTGTTCTTTCCTCTGGAAATTGACGATGAACACCAATGGTGTCCTGAGTATAAGAATATCACAAAAGGAATCGTTGCATACGAAGGAATAAGAAAAAGCGACGATTATGGCAAGAGCGAGCTCAAAGGCATTTCACCGGTTGCTATTGGTGACGGTCCTAAATGGAATGCAAAAAATCCTCCGGAAAGCATGTTCAGCTTATACAGTACATCATCTGTCGGAATTTTCGGTGCAATAGTGAATACAACAAATATAAAAGGAATACTGAAGCTAAACTGCAATGCAACCGATTTTTATGCAAACAGGCCATACCCTGTTTTCTTGTACTATAATCCATACAACAAGGAGCAAAAGGTTGAGTATCATTCTACTTCTGCTGTCGACTTATTTGATATTGTAGAAAAAACATATGTAGCCAAAGGCATAAAGGGAAAAGGAGAATTCTCCATCCCGGGCGATGCCGCCAGAGTAATAATTGAGCTTCCTGCAACAAGCACCATCAGGCAAAATAACAAGAATAATCTCATGGTGAATAACAATATAATTGCTTATAAATAAAACTTTTAAATCAAATAACTTATAAAAACACTAGTTATGAAATCAAACCTATTTCTAAGAAATCTAAGGAAACGACAGGTGAGCCTGTCTCTCTTTTGTTTGTTCTTCTTTAATCTATTGATTACGGCTCAAACAAATCAGAATAAAATATCCGGTATCGTTGTAGACCAGGCAGGTGAACCTGTTGTTGGAGCAGCAGTATTAAATACCGCCACAAACCATGGCGTAAGCACATCTATCGATGGTAATTTCACTCTCGATGCAAAAATCAACGATCATATACGGATCAGTTCCGTGGGATTTACACCGGTGGGTTATATAGTCAAACAACTCACGGATATCCGCATTCAGATGAAAACGGATGCTCAGCAACTGGACGAAATTGTGGTAGTTGGTTATTCCGCTCAGAAGAAATCTTCATTGACAGGAGCCATTTCACCTGTTGAGATGAAAGATGTTGAAAAACGCAGGGTAGCAAGTGTATCGCAGGCACTTCAGGGACAGATTGCCGGCGTTCAGATTACGCAAAGTACTGGTGCACCGGGCGACGAAATCAATGTGGTAATCCGTGGAGAAGGTACAATAGGAAACAACAGTCCACTGTACATAATTGACGGAGTACCTTCCAGAAGCATCACATTCCTGAATCCTTCAGATATTAACTCAGTCACTGTACTGAAAGATGCATCGGCAGCAGCAATTTATGGTTCCAGAGCTTCGGGCGGTGTGATTGTTATCACAACCAAAGAAGGACAGTCAGGGAAAGGTAAACTGGAACTGAACTATTATTACGGATTGCAAAAAGCGGCTCATTTGCCCAAAATGCTAAACTCCAAACAATACATGGATGTGATGGAGACTTCCTGGAACAATTCTGGATATTCCGGTACAAATCCTTATACTGCAGATAAAACGAGAAGCGATCTTGCCAACACCAATTGGGAAGACGAACTATTTACTCTTGGCAAAACACAAAGCATACAGGCTTCGGTAAACGGAGGTACAAAGGATGTAAATTATTTACTGTCGGCTGGATATATCACTCAGGATGGTATTGTTATATACGATAACGATAAGTATCAGCGTTTCACGCTACGTTCAAACATTAATGCGAAGTTAATCGACAAATTGACTGTTGGTTCCAATGTACAACTCACTTATGCCATCCAGGATAAGCTGAACTCCAAAGGTGATGCACCGGGTATTATCCGTCATGCCATGCTACGTCCCCCTGTACTCGCTGTTTACAAGGATTCTTCAGATCCTACTTATAATCCGAATGATCCCTTCACTGATCTGCCTTTCTACAAGTTCAACAACCGGAATGGCGGCTGGGAAAGCGATAAATATGAATGGACCTCTAACCCTATCGCACTGGCTAAGTACACAGACGATACCCGTTCGCAGTACACCACATTCGGTAATGTGTTTGCCGAGTACGATATTCTGAACGATCATTCTCTTAAATTCAAATCTAATCTAGGTGTTGACCTGAATCTGTATCACAACAAGGCTTTTTACAGAAACTTCGGAGACGATGATGGAGCAGGTTCAAATCTGGATAAAGGAACAGGACGCCAGAACAGGCCTACCAGCTTAAGTGAAGAAAGAGGTGAAGATTTTACAATGACTTGGAATAACACCCTTAACTACAACAAAATGCTGGATAAGCATTCAATCAATGCAGTTGTGGGTACAGAATATATAAAGAACTATGCTTCTTCAATAGGTGCTTCCAGAAAGCGTTTCGATTATATTAACGACAATTTCAGATATCTCGACAACGGACATAGTGATATCGATTTATGGAATAGTGGTTCCGGCTCTGAGTGGGCATTGATGTCTCTCTTTGCTTCAGCAACCTATGTGCACGATTCTAAGTATATGCTAACAGCCAATTTCAGAGCTGACGAATCTTCCCGCTTTGCAAAGAAAAACCGTTGGGGATATTTTCCATCATTGTCTGCCGGCTGGAAACTGTCCGAAGAGTCATTTCTCAAAGATGTCAACTGGCTGTCTGATCTGAAAGTAAGAGGTAGCTGGGGACAGTTGGGTAATCAGGAAATAGACAACTATGCATTTATGACATTGCTGAAAAAAGATGGAGACAAGTATGTTGTATCACGTTATGGAAATCCGGATCTGAAATGGGAAACTTCGGAACAGACCAACGTAGGTTTTGATCTGGGACTGCTTAAAAATAAAATCTATCTATCTGTAGATTACTTTGTAAAAACCACATCCGACATTCTTTTGCCAATCTCCCTGCCATCGTTTGTAGGGAATGTTTCTCCAACGATCGTAAACGCAGGAAAGGTAAGAAACAAAGGCTTTGAATTCGCGTTGAACTATCGAAGTAAAATCAATGATTTTAACTACAGTATAAACGCCAATCTGGCCACATTAGATAACAAGGTTCTGAAACTGCACCCTAATCTGCCTATTATTGAAGGAACGGTAACCCGCACTGTTGTAGGTCAGGCTTTGAACTCTTATTACGGATTTGTTCAGGAAGGCATTTATCAAAACGATAAAGAGATTAAAGGCCAGCTGTATGCCACTCAGAATATTTCAGCCAAACCGGGAGATATCAGATTTAAGGATCTGGATAAGAATGGTAAGATAGACGACAACGATCGTCAGTTCCTGGGCAGTCCGATACCTGATTTTACCTATGGAATTACCTTAAACGGCGATTACAAAGGATTCAGCCTATCATTGTTCTTTCAGGGCGTTCAGGGGGTAAAACGCTATAATGATCTGAAGAAGATTCTGGATTATGATACCCGTCCGTTTAATCACACAATCCATGTACTGGATGCATGGCATGGAGAAGGAACAAGCAACACTGTGCCCAGATCATCATTCACTGATAACGGAGGAAGCCGTGTCTCTAGCCTTTTTGTTGAAGATGCCTCATTCTTCAGACTCAAAAATGCAGAAATTGGATATTCCTTAGCCAAGTTCCTGAAAAAATCGAAAAACATCTCTGATGTTAAGTTCTACGTATCAGCAGAGAACATATTTACTATAACCAAATATTCTGGTTTAGATCCAGAATCAACAGATTTAATGGATTATGGAACATATCCTCAGGCAAGATCAGTACTTTTTGGAGTTAACGTTAAGTTTTAATAACTATAAAACAGAATAAAATGAAAACCATATATAATATTTTAATCGGCGCCTCACTTTTAATGCTTTCTGGCTGCCAGGATTCCTTTGATAAAGATCCTATCGGACTCTTAACGCCCGATCTGGTAAATACAAGCCCTACAATAAGTAGTGTACAATATTCCGTAAATTCATCTTATCAGATGCTTTCAAGCACATTAAATCTACTGGGAAGCTGGGATTGGGCAAATGGTACGGTTACCCGTAACGATTTTGTTCTTTACGATATTGCTTCAGACGATATGCTTAAGAAATGGAATCCGGATGGTGACCAGCCCTGGATGGATGAAGTACATAACTTCTCTTTCATCGCATCCAATGCCGCATTTAACGGATTCTGGAGCTACCAATACGAAGGAATCTCCAGAGCCAATCTGGCAATCAGTTATCTCACCGACGATAATCTGATTTCAAAGATAGAGATGGGTACCGATTTACGAAAAAGATCTCTTGGTGAAGCCTATTTCCTGCGTGCATACTACTATTTTGAACTGGTAAGTAATTTCGGAGATGTGCCATTGCTTACGGCCCCTATCACAGAGTTCAACGATGCTTATAAGGTTTCTGCAAGAGTGGATAAGGCGGAAGTATGGAAACAGATAAATTCAGATCTGGAATTGGCTAAAGCCGACTTTACCGATACCAAATACTCTTCTGAAACAGAACCTTGGAGAGTTTCAAAAGGAGCAGTAATGGCCATGCAGGCAAAGGTGGCACTATACAACAAGGAGTATCAAAAGGTAATAGATACTGTGACCGAGATGGAAGCTAAAAACTTCTACGATTTGAATGACAACTATTTTCACTCTTTCAGTGTAAACACCGAATACAAGGACAAAGAAGTTATCTTTGCCTACGATCATAAGGAAAAAAAGACACCAGCCGATGGCAATGGACTATGTGCACTTATCGGGTGGGGATTTATTGCTCCTTCTCCAAGTTTCATCGCAGAGTTTGAGCCAAACGATCCACGTCTGAATTATACGGTAAATGTTTCAAAGAAACTGATATACAAACTGTTAGGTGATACTACCAATACCAATTCTGGTTACGACGATGCTCCATCTAACAAAATATATATCCGTTATGCCGATGTATTGTTATGGAAAGCAGAAGCTTTGATTGAAACCGGGAATATATCAGGAGGCATTGACATTATAAACCTGATCAGAAAACGCGCCCGCAATACAGTCAGAGTAGATGGACAAACCAAAGCTCCCGAAGGTACATTACCTGACAGAGAAAGAAATGCGTCTAAAGAACAAGCCACTCAATGGCTTATTCACGAACGACGTGTAGAACTGGGCTTTGAATCTCAGCGTTTCAGAGATTTAAGACGCTGGGGTATTGCTAAAGATGTATTAAACAAAAATGGACAGGGATTCAATGATAAAAATTATCTCTACCCTATTCCTCAGAAAGACATCGATAAATCAGGTAGCAAACTAACGCAGAACGCAGGTTACTAATAAAGTAAAATTTCCCTAAAGGGGCTAAAAGTAATATAGCCCCTTTAGCTCTTGGTTATTGGGGTAAAATCGCTATCTTGCTGTTGAAAAAAATAATAGCAATAGCGGTAAGCATTCGGCGAACCCCGTATTTACTTCCTAATTTCATCTACTTACTTTTGTCTAAAAATTAAAAGACTATGATGACAAAAGTGCAATTCGAAGAGGTATATAGCCGTTTTAAAGAATCCGGTTTGAACGTTAGAGATTTCTGCAATAATGAAGGCTTTACAGTTTTTTAGGGGGCTTTTTTATTCCCTCCTATTCCATTTAAATGACTTCAAAAAAGGATATATAGAAATGATATTTGTATGCAAAAAGTTCAATTCACGAACAAGATTCAGTTAACATAAAAGAGGTTTCACTTCAATTGAAGTGAAACCTCTTTTAGAAATTTAAAAAAACTGTATGGACTTTATTTTATAAGGTTTACTTAATCATTAAAGCAAGGACGTTTTGCTGATTCATCTATACAATCCCATAGATTGTTGATACTTAGTTGCTTTAATCTGGTAATTACACTGAGCATCAATCAGTTTATCCTTTGTATTATGATACATAGCCTGAGCTTCAAGAAGATCAGTAATGCTAATTGTGCGTGCCCGATAATTATCCTGAGTCATTCTCAGATTCTCATGTGCCTCTTCCACCGATCTGCCAGCCACTTTTATCTGAAAGAAAGTCTCTTTGAGTTCATTTTCGGCCTGTGATATCTGCAATTTAAGTAGCTCGGTATTATCCTCAAGCTCTGTTCTTGCTTTCTCTATCTTCATTTGTTGCTGCTTTATTTTATGAGAGCCGCCCCACCAGTCACTAATAGGTATGCTAAGGGTGAGGTAGGCCATAGCATTCGGAGCTGTTTGCTTCATCATGTCGGTAACAGATCCCGAAACGGAAAAAGCCAACTGAGGGAGACATTCTCCTTTTGTTATTTTTTGCTGTAACTTTTCTGCTTCAACATTTTTAGTTAGTAACGAATACTCAATACGATTGGTCACCATATTCTGAGCTCCGGTGGTTACAGATAACTCTTTAGGGACCAATGGCAATGTGAGAGGAACAAGTCCGGGAGATGAAGCAATACCTATATGCTGACATAAAGCTCTTGAAGTAAGATCAATGCCATTCTGAAGCCTCAGCATATTGGTCTGTAATTCATCCTGCTGCAACTGTACCTTGAGTAAATCGTTGCGCTGCGCAATACCGGCTTTACAATAGCTCTTCACATCCCGGTAAAGTGAATCGAGCATCACTTTATAAAGATTCAATGTCACCTGTTTCTCGCGCAAGGAGACAAGAGACCAATATAATTCTTCCGTACGGGTCAACACCTCTATTGTGGTCAGAGCTTTCTGACTGCGGCTAACCTCCTCTCCCAGTTTTGCAAGCTTGTATCCATTTCCTATACGTCCACCTGTATAAAGCGGCATTGTAACAGTTATCCCCGCAGTGTTAACATAATCGAGAGCTTTAAGTGGAATAGATGGTACGTAAGCATACTGAGTAGCATTTGCTATATTGCCGGGATTGCCATCATAAACAGGTAAATTCATTTCTGGAGTTTTCCCTTTTATCAGATAATCGGATGACTGCATAGCCATGCCCGTAGCACTCACATTGGGAAAGAAATTAGTATAGGCACTTTTGCGTTGCTCTTCAGCAGCCTTCATGTCAAATGCCGATCCCTTTATTTTCCGGTTGTTTTCAAGTGCCAGTTTCTTGCATGAATCCAGAGTAAGCGACTGAGCCATGGCCGGAGCTGATAATGAACAAAGAGCAATAGCCATTATAGCTGTAACCTTTGCAACATGAGATGTTTTTCGTTTGTTCGACTTTACTTTATACACCAAAGTAAAAAGTACCGGAAGAACAAAAAGTGTGAGTATCATTGCAATAATCAGTCCAAAACAGATTACAGTACCCAATGGTCCCCAAAGGGTAGAGCGACTCAGCACCATAGGTATAACTCCTACCGCAGCCGCAGCCGATGTCAGGAATATAGGGCGCATACGGCGCTTACCTGCAGCAAGTGCAGCTTCATAAACAGTCATCTTTTCCTTTTCAATTAATTCACGTGCATAATCAATAAGTATAATCCCATTACGAACAACAATGCCACAGAGGCTAGTTATTCCTATAAAAGCCGTTACGCTGAACGGATAGTTCATCAATTTTAGCCCGATAGCAGCTCCGGGGAATGCAAGTAACATGGTTGATAGAATGAGCAATGCCAGCTTGGCTTTTCTGAACTGAACAAGCAATATGAAAAAGATCACCAGAATACTTAGCAGCAAAGCAAGCGCCATAGGAGTAAATGTTTCCTGCTGTCCTTCAAACTCACCTCCGTAACTTATTGAAACGCCTTTGGGTAATTGCAATTTATCTATTTCAGGTTTTATCTTGTTAAAAAGATCAGAAGCAACCACACCCGATTCATTATCAATCTGTATAGTCATTGTAGGCACACCATTGCGTCTCACTATAGTACCTTCAGCCCACTCAGGAGTGAAGTTGGCAAAAGACCTCAATGGCACAGAAGAGAATGTGGGTAATGAAGTTGCATAAAGATCTTCCACCTTCTTTATATTCTTCTTACCTGATTTATCTTCCTTGGATAATCTCACCTCAACCGGATAATCCTTTTCCCAGATAGTGGTAAGGGGCAATCCATCAAGTCCTATCATCATGGAAAGTGATAGTAAATCCTTAGAGTATCCTAAGCGGTCTGCCTTATCCTGATCAAGGTTCACCTTTATGTATTGCTGCTTCTCATTCCAGTCGGTGCGCCTCCATGCAATGCCGGAAGTTCCTTTTAATATGGCATTGACTTTCGCTTCAGCAGCATGAATATCTTTTGCTGAATCCGATGAGATTCTTATTTCAATAGGAGCTTTATAATCCTGCAAAGACAGAATTTTATACTTCACGTGTGCATTGGCAAAATGTTCAGCGTACTTCCGGCTGTTTTCTTCCACCACCTCACGGGTAGCTTCATTAGATACAGTGTTGACCAGTAACTGTCCGTAATTAGGTGAAGGCATATTCGGAGCATAGGCTGTATGGAATCTAGGTGAACTGGTTCCTATAAAGCTTGTAACGTTAGTTACTCGTTTATCTTTCAGCAATACCTTTTCCAGACTGTCAATTACCCCTGCTGTTTTTTCGAGAGAAGCCCCCACAGGCAGATATACTTCTACAGCAAACTGATTACGTTCCATCTCCGGAAAAAGTTGCTGGTCGGTATTCTGGAACAGAACAAACGATAGCCCTATGATAGCCAGAGTAGAGGCTATAACACTTTTGGGATAACGAAAAACTGTCTCCAGTCCCTTATCAAACCAACTCTGCAACTTATCCAGAAGATTGAATTTTTTAACGGACTTCAGTCTTACCTCATTTGAAATAAAAACAAAATAAAGGTAAGGAAGCAAATAAGTTACCACTGCAATCAGCACAGACAGTGCTATGCCAATTATAGTTTCATGTATGCTGATAAAAACAGCTAATACAACACCAATCACCAATAAAAGAATAAGCAATGCCCTCCATGGATGTTGCACACCTTTGTCGATAAGCACTTCAAGAGAAGCCTTGAATATGTTACGTTCTGGTTGTTCACCGCCCTCCAGTTTCTTTAATCCTTTTTTTATAAAAACGAAATTAAGGTAAGGAACCAGAAACATAGCCACAAAAACAGATACTATCAATGACACACTTACCACAATGGGAATAGAGCGCATAAACTCACCAGATGTGCCCGGTATCATAAACCCAAGAGGTATATATGCCGCCATGATAGCCAATGTAGCAAATAATATAGGAAGGAAAAGTTCCTTGGCACTCTTTATAGCTGAATGCCAGGGCGAATAGCCATGATCAATCTTTTCTACATGATTATCAATAATCACAATTGAATTATCCACTATCATTCCCAGTACCAATATAAGCGAAGCAAGAGAAACAGTATGCAACTCAACTCCCAGCATGTAAAGAATACAAAGTGTAATCAGAATGGAAATAGGTACTGTAATTCCCGCTACAGAAGCCACTCTTAAGGGGAGCAACAACATAGTAACCAGAATAACCGCAACGATAGCAATAAGAAACTCCTTCATAAAGTTCATCACAGAATCGTCTACATACTTGGGTAACTCTGAAATCTTAGCAACCTGAATACCTTTGGGACAACTCTGCTGAAAAGAGTTCAATGCCTTATCAACATCTTTGCCAAACTCTACAATATTATTTCCGGGCTGCATTTCAAGTGAAAGAAGAATGGTCTTCTTCCCATTTTGTTTTATGTAGCTCTCTGGTTCTTCATAACGCCGCTCAATGGTAGCAATATCTTTAAGGCGCACCACATTTCCCCCAAGATCAGAATACACAATCTGGTTGG
This genomic interval carries:
- a CDS encoding efflux RND transporter permease subunit, whose translation is MKNKKNGIIESVMRYHNVVIIFAVTLMLIGVVALIEMPRNEFPKFTIRQGVIVGVYPGATSAEVEAQLTRTVENYIFGYEEVRKAKTYSLSKEGVMYIFVELNDNVTNADQFWSKLKHGLADLKMTLPSGVMALVADSDFGDTSALLITLSSENKSYKELENELKKLENECRKIPSASKIKHFGLQKEKLYVKVKPELLNEYNIKSLTLLSAYQSNGAINYAGELKDGENDLYVHLPTNFKSEKDLANQIVYSDLGGNVVRLKDIATIERRYEEPESYIKQNGKKTILLSLEMQPGNNIVEFGKDVDKALNSFQQSCPKGIQVAKISELPKYVDDSVMNFMKEFLIAIVAVILVTMLLLPLRVASVAGITVPISILITLCILYMLGVELHTVSLASLILVLGMIVDNSIVIIDNHVEKIDHGYSPWHSAIKSAKELFLPILFATLAIMAAYIPLGFMIPGTSGEFMRSIPIVVSVSLIVSVFVAMFLVPYLNFVFIKKGLKKLEGGEQPERNIFKASLEVLIDKGVQHPWRALLILLLVIGVVLAVFISIHETIIGIALSVLIAVVTYLLPYLYFVFISNEVRLKSVKKFNLLDKLQSWFDKGLETVFRYPKSVIASTLAIIGLSFVLFQNTDQQLFPEMERNQFAVEVYLPVGASLEKTAGVIDSLEKVLLKDKRVTNVTSFIGTSSPRFHTAYAPNMPSPNYGQLLVNTVSNEATREVVEENSRKYAEHFANAHVKYKILSLQDYKAPIEIRISSDSAKDIHAAEAKVNAILKGTSGIAWRRTDWNEKQQYIKVNLDQDKADRLGYSKDLLSLSMMIGLDGLPLTTIWEKDYPVEVRLSKEDKSGKKNIKKVEDLYATSLPTFSSVPLRSFANFTPEWAEGTIVRRNGVPTMTIQIDNESGVVASDLFNKIKPEIDKLQLPKGVSISYGGEFEGQQETFTPMALALLLSILVIFFILLVQFRKAKLALLILSTMLLAFPGAAIGLKLMNYPFSVTAFIGITSLCGIVVRNGIILIDYARELIEKEKMTVYEAALAAGKRRMRPIFLTSAAAAVGVIPMVLSRSTLWGPLGTVICFGLIIAMILTLFVLPVLFTLVYKVKSNKRKTSHVAKVTAIMAIALCSLSAPAMAQSLTLDSCKKLALENNRKIKGSAFDMKAAEEQRKSAYTNFFPNVSATGMAMQSSDYLIKGKTPEMNLPVYDGNPGNIANATQYAYVPSIPLKALDYVNTAGITVTMPLYTGGRIGNGYKLAKLGEEVSRSQKALTTIEVLTRTEELYWSLVSLREKQVTLNLYKVMLDSLYRDVKSYCKAGIAQRNDLLKVQLQQDELQTNMLRLQNGIDLTSRALCQHIGIASSPGLVPLTLPLVPKELSVTTGAQNMVTNRIEYSLLTKNVEAEKLQQKITKGECLPQLAFSVSGSVTDMMKQTAPNAMAYLTLSIPISDWWGGSHKIKQQQMKIEKARTELEDNTELLKLQISQAENELKETFFQIKVAGRSVEEAHENLRMTQDNYRARTISITDLLEAQAMYHNTKDKLIDAQCNYQIKATKYQQSMGLYR